In the Malassezia vespertilionis chromosome 1, complete sequence genome, one interval contains:
- the GLE1 gene encoding Nuclear pore complex nucleoporin component (COG:A; EggNog:ENOG503Q39F), which produces MALSTCGAGHSGALDSAAPRTAAVAQRQRPTGRYVYESSSDEEPSSSAPVPWRSASRRRLRWDTSEQDLTSDSESDNTLPPDLGAIRLANELDPWDRWEQDCRRRAWRPAAKQNSSVRRSMTPGRELTPAVDSDMHEIANMLSHFQMQHKETEQKERAAFERRNADLWEGIEKAVRDAETRAEHEAEQLAAARKRQEQAKADAKKARELEMARIAEEKKAAEERKAAEAAAQRARAEQDKAEEVFNTMRGGEHVWPQAAREYAHWQERMRYVKQDILPQVKANADWRKQCFAAKRAITPKIGQLTNERQQIQRVTTEVAAILTQARSVPDKHASTVLYYWMLNHLAKSLIRQAEQEVAARQETAFPLARTALGLMLLGHDTLGEVLMARLVKKCPFVLAYVPERKAGVDEAAYRKTLGLKVDGEETVHMYATRMTGIAALYFACLQSSLVSVAETISVGANLPALAKHLCAPFRPDRLWTWSVRCTTPPITQQPLLPALWSTFLEVAGPAYLQRFGTQARKLLAMLFHAGIQQQKLAPVTEKEEVSQRNAIKAASVRLRLILESWEQRGNLDEYASGGLCMDS; this is translated from the coding sequence ATGGCGCTTTCGACGTGCGGGGCCGGGCATAGCGGTGCGCTCGACTCTGCCGCTCCGCGCACGGCAgctgttgcgcagcgccagcggccAACAGGGCGGTACGTGTATGAATCGTCGTCAGATGAGGAGCCTTCGTCGTCTGCACCTGTCccatggcgctcggcgagccgAAGACGACTGCGGTGGGATACAAGCGAGCAAGATCTCACGTCTGACAGTGAATCAGATAATACACTTCCACCCGATTTGGGTGCCATACGGCTAGCGAACGAGCTAGATCCGTGGGACCGCTGGGAGCAAGATTGCCGGCGACGTGCATGGCGACCTGCCGCCAAACAAAACAGCAGtgtacggcgcagcatgacGCCCGGACGCGAGTTGACACCTGCCGTGGACAGCGACATGCATGAAATAGCAAACATGCTTTCCCATTTCCAAATGCAGCACAAGGAAACCGAGCAGAAAgagcgcgctgcgtttgAGAGGCGCAATGCGGACCTTTGGGAAGGGATCGAGAAGGCGGTCCGCGACGCGGAGACGCGAGCCGAGCACGAagccgagcagcttgctgcagcacgcaaGCGGCAGGAGCAGGCGAAAGCAGATGCAAAAAAGGCACGCGAGCTAGAaatggcgcgcattgccgagGAAAAGAAGGCTGcagaggagcgcaaggctgcggaagctgcagcgcaacgcgcCCGTGCGGAGCAGGACAAGGCCGAAGAGGTTTTCAATACTATGCGCGGTGGTGAGCATGTTTggccgcaagctgcgcgtgAATATGCGCACTGGCAAGAACGTATGCGCTATGTAAAACAAGATATCCTACCCCAAGTCAAGGCAAACGCCGATTGGCGGAAACAATGCTTtgccgcaaagcgcgccatCACTCCCAAGATAGGACAGCTGACCAACGAGCGCCAACAGATCCAGCGGGTCACTACCGAAGTTGCGGCGATACTgacgcaggcgcgcagtgTGCCGGACAAGCACGCAAGTACGGTGCTGTACTATTGGATGCTGAACCACCTCGCAAAGAGCTTGATTCGACAGGCAGAGCAGGAagtcgcagcgcggcaggaGACTGCATTTCCTTTGGCTCGCACCGCATTGGGCCTTATGCTTCTTGGGCACGACACACTCGGCGAAGTGCTTATGGCGCGCCTAGTGAAGAAGTGCCCGTTTGTCCTTGCCTATGTCCCGGAGCGCAAGGCTGGAGTGGATGAGGCAGCGTACCGCAAGACTCTCGGGCTCAAGGTGGATGGCGAAGAAACAGTGCACATGTACGCTACGCGGATGACTGGAATCGCCGCACTCTACTTTGCTTGCCTCCAGTCGTCGCTTGTCTCTGTTGCAGAAACGATTTCCGTCGGTGCGAATTTGCccgcgcttgcaaagcaTCTGTGTGCACCGTTCCGTCCCGACAGACTTTGGACGTGGAgcgtgcggtgcacaaCACCGCCCATTACACAGCAGCCCTTACTCCCTGCACTCTGGTCCACATTCCTCGAAGTGGCAGGGCCGGCATATCTGCAGCGGTTCGGCACACAAGCGCGGAAACTGCTTGCTATGCTTTTTCATGCGGGAATTCAGCAGCAGAAACTCGCGCCGGTAACAGAAAAGGAGGAGGTGAGTCAGCGGAATGCAATCAAGGCGGCCAGTGTGCGCCTGCGACTTATACTCGAATCGTGGGAGCAACGTGGGAATCTCGACGAATATGCGTCTGGAGGACTGTGCATGGATTCGTAG
- a CDS encoding uncharacterized protein (COG:A; EggNog:ENOG503NTZ9), whose translation MEAMRNRLLAQQLGTSAPTQTPVTSNDTRTPQTPCSPQTPQTPASQHARPFVQPWRTEPRVRMMPMSPSSPASERPAGFGTPTRMRAMRTNISLLQSPCPRTPDRLPRTPNRGSPRKGDPSTPFERTRISQAERDKKLLAMLQGLVTTLGDVDMRKARVDGGILADDMGLGKTVQMLALIMQHRSLANLGERPSKVSKADDADALLEQRESEVYASKPKTTLIVAPLAVVEQWKREAHEKTGRALRVYVHHGAGRATAPNCLQEVDVVVTTYATAANEYAAYVASKQGIQKQGTQDKPIQVGADDTSSDSDLSFSFPIKKAVRSYPLYQVKWLRVVLDEAQNIKNYRAKSSQACFELSLNAAARWCLTGTPLQNNVLELFSLIHFLRLSPFDDLSHFRAQIDEPLKSTNNASTERGMKRLCVVLQTVMLRRTKDVKYKGERLLNLPTRTVKIISPEFQTDDERDFYRDLELRMAKHLQEQQGKQGANYMGVLVMLLRLRQACNHPALLTGTPESEPRSSDDKLGEPRIMQQEVTDDDELADLLQNLSVASRHCMRCQVAMKANEEKTVCAQCEAQAQKEARHGISWKSMPSTKLAKILALLTEIRSAKGDKAIVFSQFTSFLDLIEPNLRFHGFNFVRYDGKMSRTAREDALDAIRSRDEVTIILISFKAGSTGLNLTCCNHVILCDLWWNPQIEEQAFDRAHRLGQKKQVYVYKLSIAGTVEERILDLQEKKRALAKAALEGSS comes from the exons ATGGAGGCGATGCGCAACCGactgctcgcgcagcagctcggaactagcgcgccgacgcagACGCCTGTAACTAGCAATGATACGCGTACGCCGCAAACTCCGTGCTCGCCACAGACTCCACAGACCCCGGCGtcgcagcatgcgcgcccTTTTGTACAGCCATGGCGAACTGAGCCTCGTGTGCGGATGATGCCAATGAGCCCAAGCTCCCCTGCGTCTGAGCGACCTGCTGGGTTTGGCACACCGACTAGGATGCGTGCAATGCGGACAAATATTTCTTTGCTCCAGTCGCCATGCCCACGTACACCGGATCGCTTACCCAGAACGCCGAACCgcggatcgccgcgcaaggGCGACCCTAGTACACCGTTTGAACGCACGCGCATATCGCAGGCAGAGCGCGATAAGAAGCTTCTTGCTATGCTCCAAGGGCTGGTAACGACATTGGGCGACGTGGAtatgcgcaaggcgcgtgtgGATGG CGGAATCCTTGCTGACGACATGGGTCTTGGAAAAACAGTGCAAATGCTAGCACTCATTATGCAGCATCGCTCGTTGGCAAATCTCGGTGAGCGCCCAAGCAAAGTGTCAAAAGCAGACGATGCCGACGCactcctcgagcagcgggAGTCCGAAGTGTATGCAAGCAAGCCGAAAACGACTTTgatcgtcgcgccgcttgccGTGGTTGAGCAATGGAAACGAGAGGCGCACGAGAAAACCGGTCGTGCATTGCGTGTCTATGTTCATCACGGTGCTGGCCGAGCCACGGCGCCCAACTGCCTCCAAGAGGTCGATGTTGTAGTGACGACCTATGCAACTGCGGCAAACGAGTACGCCGCTTATGTTGCGTCGAAGCAAGGCATACAGAAGCAGGGCACCCAAGACAAACCCATTCAAGTTGGCGCGGACGATACATCGAGTGATTCTGACCTTTCCTTCTCTTTTCCAATCAAAAAAGCCGTGCGTAGTTACCCCCTATACCAAGTGAAATGGCTCCGCGTTGTGCTGGATGAGGCGCAGAATATCAAGAATTACCGCGCCAAAAGCAGTCAGGCATGCTTCGAGCTCTCGCTGAAtgccgcagcgcggtgGTGCCTCACCGGGACACCGCTACAGAACAATGTGCTTGAGCTGTTTAGCCTTATCCACTTTCTGCGGCTGAGTCCTTTCGACGACTTGTCGCATTTTCGTGCCCAGATCGACGAGCCGCTGAAGAGTACGAACAACGCGAGCACCGAGCGCGGGATGAAACGGCTTTGTGTGGTGCTGCAGACTgtgatgctgcgccgcacaaaaGATGTCAAGTACAAAGGCGAAAGACTGTTAAACTTGCCCACTCGCACAGTCAAGATCATTTCTCCCGAATTTCAAAccgacgacgagcgcgacttTTACCGCGACTTGGAGTTGCGCATGGCCAAGCACTTACAGGAGCAGCAAGGGAAGCAAGGAGCAAACTACATGGGTGTGCTAGTGATGCTATTACGACTCCGGCAAGCTTGTAATCACCCAGCATTACTCACCGGGACACCGGAAAGCGagccgcgctccagcgaTGATAAGCTTGGCGAGCCGCGCATTATGCAGCAAGAAGTAACAGACGAtgacgagcttgccgatCTATTGCAAAACTTGTCCGTTGCATCGCGGCACTGTATGCGATGTCAAGTGGCCATGAAAGCAAACGAGGAGAAGACGGTGTGTGCACAgtgcgaagcgcaagcccAGAAAGAAGCAAGGCACGGTATTTCCTGGAAAAGCATGCCTTCTACAAAACTCGCCAAGATCCTCGCGTTGCTAACAGAGATTCGGAGCGCCAAAGGGGATAAAGCGATTGTGTTTAGCCAG TTTACCTCTTTTTTGGATTTGATCGAGCCGAATCTGCGGTTCCATGGTTTTAATTTTGTGCGAt ACGATGGAAAAATGAGCCGTACCGCGCGCGAAGATGCACTAGACGCAATACGATCAAGGGATGAGGTCACTATAATTCTCATCTCTTTCAAGGCTGGCAGCACAGGGCTAAACCTGACGTGCTGCAATCATGTGATTCTCTGCGACTTATGGTGGAACCCACAAATCGAGGAACAAGCGTTCGatcgcgcgcacagactTGGGCAAAAAAAACAAGTATACGTTTATAAACTCTCCATTGCCGGTACGGTAGAAGAGCGGATCCTGGACCTTCAGGAAAAGAAGCGTGCACTGGCCAaggccgcgctggaagGAAGCAG CTAA
- the AXL2 gene encoding polarity establishment/cellular polarization (EggNog:ENOG503P03D; COG:S; TransMembrane:2 (o469-490i731-748o)): MVANLLSVNVDIADQLPPLAHADEAYNWQFLPNTFTTSSGDLTYSADGLPNWAKFDRKTGRITGKPSKQIRSDEMRHVRITAKDGQGDSSVSSFDFVTVKAPAPKLNTSLQDQLPAAASMGNGNMLPNKVLHLPLGWSFSIGFDGGTFYLPEDDRVYYSTYLKGAQPLPDWLVFNEQEMTYSGIAPTNPGPDGEYFNVELFGSNRANSGGPMTNFTIYVAGRIITVNETTFPPPLNLTEGEQFTFNLEQVNSSLLFDGKHPETGAFDVTLGKGAPSWVHYDEATLNLSGKPQANIKNTKLTKTTIPLQATHEGAVPRELDFPANIFPNAFANQTIPDVSVAPGKNFSLTLDQYLRDPQVEMNVTFGTQLSRRAFGVHSHRGHRFLRRAMPIWMKYDAETKQLYGLAPGNEMDMRIDMSAANPVPNAPVPHSLASFVMKVSKHEKPTTQPSPRVHHKDGSNGLSGGEKGAIAGSIVGAAVLAAIAGALLYFCCYKRRNRSPAEAAAAGTAGPLSDTPGDAQNMSMLAEQPSPAPQPKRPLSAITPFQGPGDLPYNDMRLVPYNGGMLAGAGIGAGGAGAAWDAANQGPQHEPVPTMQPHAWEAMPVYTGTASRNNSAGGSFGPRSSMSSQQPRVTEIVHGSPKWQRASDEVNPTPFLGQSQFLTPAWVQQPTGPRPPPVSAKPVPRKDETSHAKLHRTLNDFKYSTQPMIPEQPKEENVGAKNSKYAHSRSFVDLFSGLTAAAGLGAFAKSKGAAPAQDIGEENKLPVKPVASEPIAETQEAETPKPARFLLHLFGKKKQNDEEAQPRTESATEPVPEPEPEPAPAPVPEPAPEPAPVPEPVPVPEPVPMAEEALKGMPASKSIRASWEESLWYGERPSEVVSKRASAEPRLRHIPGSVADAEPVLPAEKASELPEVPVPVFGMYMAQGEPVMTPADNSDPESLQEPAQGPVLDPEPELEARISADEVPYKEVPISESPLPKAAEPIAMTSFHDEGPADTHLAPAMDWSFSMRVAEVKEDIEQHPKAEALLEAPLSAAQDDAAPEADEKAMPVQPPCAALPEKHISDTRPAVRTELEEEALMQSKSTKRRSTQRSRPQSMAEARVEQSAAAQAPKEPVASAPMPEIETEEPSVDMPPAPLAPEPSGPSFIRPPHMEVPTKRASTGVYHTDDALVGTSPLSAAAALSPLFAKPSLPSPEWTRVAEDMPEDAGKSPLFSGDPGEWEPSGREALQFEAPSPVAPDAELELLAGWQPDAIFSPVLSESTDSPHPRSKTLPDLAAVRRLSALKQTSVLPPQISPFADKAMFDPISATEAPQIGPLPGTGTISPFMSNGIEKLALGAQKGGVRSRMGIQHAAMRAPEKPRAENEPQLSPGMFDDADDDLAFDPFAFEEYPYGTIIGQAPPPATAAQSTRMLSQAPSLLQELDEFSITEGALALEIGYDDQSPKVAATVSAPLHTRPRPVQPKRTVKAPFAKPTSPKKVPRAKPASPKKVRIASEATIPKSATMTSIEMAQTRFVTFTPAKPPRLQLASCRTCESVMLPIMGSQASFPKELLEEAQSKAGPAAHYSPLLFAPSRPDLHNTWPEWMHWLVWDEAGQLLSGVAPSELVEQQGSPMQIPIHIVLQGETEASNLLVARILLTILPEAKAEEPVRSAIAK; the protein is encoded by the exons ATGGTCGCGAATCTCT TGTCTGTAAATGTAGACATTGCCGACCAACTCCCACCATTAGCGCACGCGGACGAAGCGTACAACTGGCAGTTCCTGCCCAACACTTTTACGACGTCGAGCGGCGATTTGACCTATTCTGCGGATGGCCTACCGAATTGGGCGAAATTTGACCGCAAAACGGGACGTATCACCGGGAAACCGTCTAAGCAAATTCGGAGCGACGAGATGCGTCATGTTCGCATCACTGCGAAAGACGGACAAGGGGATTCGTCCGTGTCCTCGTTCGACTTTGTCACTGTCaaggcgccggcgccgaaACTGAATACATCGCTCCAGGACCAGCTGcctgcagcggcaagcatGGGAAATGGCAACATGTTGCCCAATAAAGTGCTGCATCTTCCTCTGGGATGGTCCTTTAGCATTGGCTTTGACGGCGGCACATTCTACTTGCCCGAGGACGACCGTGTATATTACTCCACCTACCTGAAGGGCGCACAGCCCTTGCCAGACTGGCTCGTGTTCAATGAGCAAGAAATGACATACTCGGGTATCGCCCCGACCAATCCAGGGCCAGATGGCGAGTACTTCAATGTGGAATTGTTTGGCTCGAACCGCGCGAATTCAGGCGGCCCCATGACCAACTTTACCATATATGTTGCTGGCCGTATCATTACGGTAAACGAGACGACGTTCCCTCCTCCTCTGAACCTCACCGAAGGTGAACAGTTCACGTTTAATCTGGAGCAGGTAAACTCGTCGCTTTTGTTCGACGGCAAGCATCCCGAGACAGGCGCATTCGATGTTACGTTAGGCAAGGGCGCTCCGAGCTGGGTGCACTATGACGAGGCTACGTTAAACCTGTCTGGCAAGCCGCAAGCGAATATCAAGAACACGAAGCTTACCAAGACGACAATTCCACTACAGGCAACACACGAAGGCGCCGTTCCGCGCGAACTGGACTTTCCAGCCAACATTTTCCCCAACGCGTTCGCGAACCAGACCATTCCCGATGTCTCCGTTGCACCCGGCAAAAACTTTTCACTCACATTGGATCAGTACCTGCGTGACCCTCAAGTTGAAATGAATGTCACATTTGGGACGCAGCTGagccgccgcgcttttGGAGTTCATTCGCACCGAGGGCACAGatttctgcgccgcgcgatgcccATATGGATGAAATACGATGCGGAAACAAAGCAGCTTTACGGTCTTGCACCAGGCAATGAGATGGATATGCGCATCGATATGTCTGCAGCCAATCCTGTGCCAAATGCGCCTGTTCCACACTCGCTTGCTTCCTTTGTTATGAAGGTTAGCAAGCACGAAAAACCGACCACACAGCCAAGCCCGCGCGTCCACCACAAGGATGGCAGCAATGGACTGTCGGGAGGCGAGAAAGGTGCGATTGCTGGCTCGATTGTGGGCGCAGCAGTACTGGCTGCGATAGCTGGCGCTTTGCTCTACTTTTGCTGCTACAAGCGCAGGAATCGCAGTCCTGCCGAGGCTGCCGCGGCTGGTACCGCAGGACCCTTGAGCGACACGCCTGGAGATGCGCAGAACATGTCTATGCTGGCCGAGCAGCCATCGCCGGCACCGCAGCCTAAGCGGCCCTTGTCGGCAATTACGCCGTTTCAAGGTCCTGGCGATCTGCCATACAATGATATGCGTCTCGTGCCTTATAATGGCGGTATGCTGGCAGGTGCAGGCATCGGCGCCGGAGGCGCAGGTGCTGCTTGGGACGCTGCGAACCAAGGCCCACAGCACGAGCCTGTGCCGACAATGCAGCCGCATGCATGGGAGGCAATGCCCGTGTATACTGGCACGGCTAGCCGCAACAACTCGGCTGGCGGCAGCTTTGGCCCACGCTCCAGCATGTCTTCCCAACAACCGCGTGTCACCGAAATTGTGCACGGAAGTCCGAAATGGCAGCGCGCTTCGGATGAAGTGAACCCTACACCCTTTCTCGGCCAGTCTCAATTCCTAACACCAGCATGGGTCCAACAGCCAACAGGCCCTCGCCCGCCGCCGGTATCGGCAAAGCCTGTACCACGCAAGGACGAAACAAGCCATGCCAAACTGCACCGTACTTTGAACGACTTCAAATACTCGACTCAGCCGATGATTCCCGAGCAGCCCAAAGAAGAAAATGTGGGCGCGAAGAATTCCAAGTATGCCCACAGCCGCAGCTTTGTGGACTTGTTTAGTGGGCTTACTGCCGCTGCAGGGCTTGGTGCGTTTGCAAAGAGCAAgggtgcagcgccggcgcaggaTATAGGGGAGGAAAATAAGCTTCCTGTGAAGCCAGTTGCATCGGAGCCAATTGCAGAAACACAAGAAGCTGAAACACCCAAGCCAGCGCGTTTCCTTTTGCACCTGTTTGGCAAGAAAAAGCAAAACGACGAAGAGGCACAACCGAGGACAGAGTCAGCGACAGAGCCAGtgccagagccagagccagagccagcgccagcgccagtgccaGAGCCAGCGCCAGAgccagcgccagtgccaGAGCCAGTACCAGTGCCAGAGCCAGTACCCATGGCTGAAGAAGCGTTAAAAGGAATGCCAGCATCCAAGAGTATTCGTGCAAGCTGGGAAGAGAGCCTTTGGTATGGCGAGCGACCTAGTGAAGTGGTCAGCAAGCGTGCCAGTGCAGAGCCACGACTCCGCCACATTCCCGGCTCAGttgccgacgccgagccTGTCTTGCCTGCAGAAAAGGCATCTGAGCTCCCCGAGGTGCCAGTGCCTGTTTTCGGCATGTACATGGCCCAGGGCGAGCCAGTTATGACACCTGCAGACAATTCTGACCCAGAGTCATTGCAGGAGCCTGCCCAAGGACCCGTCTTGGATCCCGAACCCGAGCTAGAGGCGCGCATCTCTGCCGACGAGGTACCATACAAAGAGGTGCCTATATCCGAGTCGCCATTACCCAAAGCAGCCGAGCCGATCGCGATGACCTCATTTCACGACGAAGGACCCGCTGATACTCATCTTGCGCCTGCGATGGACTGGTCGTTTTCGATGCGTGTCGCCGAGGTAAAAGAGGATATTGAGCAGCATCCCAAGGCAGAGGCCTTGCTGGAAGCGCCTCTTAGCGCTGCACAggacgacgcggcgcccgAGGCAGACGAAAAAGCGATGCCTGTTCAAccgccttgcgccgccttGCCAGAAAAGCATATCAGCGATACTCGCCCAGCTGTACGGACCGAGTTAGAGGAGGAGGCGTTGATGCAAAGCAAATCTACGAAACGCCGCTCTACGCAGCGCTCTCGTCCCCAAAGcatggccgaggcgcgcgtggagcagtccgctgcggcgcaagcacccAAAGAGCCAGTGGCTTCTGCACCGATGCCAGAGATCGAGACGGAGGAACCTAGTGTGGATatgccgcctgcgccttTGGCACCAGAGCCTAGTGGCCCAAGCTTTATCCGCCCGCCCCATATGGAAGTAccgacaaagcgcgcaagtacTGGCGTGTACCACACGGACGATGCCCTGGTCGGCACTTCGCCACTCagtgcagcagctgcacttTCGCCGCTGTTTGCCAAACCTTCTTTGCCTTCTCCGGAGTggacgcgcgtcgcggaggACATGCCAGAAGATGCTGGCAAGAGTCCCTTGTTTAGCGGTGATCCCGGCGAATGGGAGCCGAGTGGCCGCGAAGCACTGCAGTTCGAAGCGCCGTCGCCTGTAGCGCCAGACGCCGAATTGGAGCTGCTCGCAGGGTGGCAGCCAGACGCGATCTTTTCGCCTGTACTCTCGGAGAGCACAGACTCGCCGCATCCACGCAGCAAGACACTCCCCGACCTTGCCGCGGTGCGACGCTTGAGCGCGTTGAAGCAGACCTCGGTGCTTCCCCCTCAGATTTCTCCGTTTGCAGATAAGGCCATGTTTGACCCAATCAGTGCTACGGAAGCTCCACAAATCGGTCCTTTGCCCGGTACAGGCACCATCTCGCCGTTCATGTCGAACGGAATTGAGAAGCTTGCATTGGGCGCGCAAAAGGGAGGCGTACGAAGCCGCATGGGTATACAGCACGCCGCTATGCGTGCTCCAGAAAAGCCACGCGCAGAAAATGAGCCGCAGCTATCACCAGGCATGTTCGATGATGCCGACGACGATCTCGCATTCGATCCGTTTGCGTTTGAAGAATACCCCTACGGCACCATCATTGGCCAggcaccgccgccggcaaCAGCTGCACAGTCAACCAGAATGCTTTCTCAGGCGCCTTCTTTGTTACAGGAATTGGATGAATTCAGCATCACCGAGGGTGCGCTGGCACTCGAGATTGGGTACGACGACCAGTCTCCCAAGGTTGCCGCGACCgtctctgcgccgctgcacacaaGGCCGCGCCCAGTGCAACCAAAGCGAACGGTCAAGGCGCCGTTCGCGAAACCAACGTCGCCCAAGAAGGTGCCGCGTGCCAAGCCAGCGTCGCCGAAAAAGGTGCGCATCGCGTCTGAAGCGACAATTCCCAAGTCTGCGACAATGACATCGATTGAAATGGCTCAAACGCGCTTCGTTACCTTTACACCAGCAAAGCCACCgcgcctgcagcttgcTAGCTGTCGGACATGCGAGTCTGTGATGCTGCCCATCATGGGCTCGCAAGCTTCGTTCCCCAAGGAGCTCTTGGAGGAGGCACAGTCCAAGGCTggtcctgcggcgcactaCTCCCCCTTGCTGTTTGCGCCTTCGCGTCCAGACCTGCACAACACATGGCCTGAATGGATGCATTGGCTTGTGTGGGATGAGGCGGGGCAGCTACTTTCGGGTGTTGCGCCATCGGAGCTTGTTGAGCAGCAAGGCTCGCCCATGCAAATCCCTATTCATATTGTACTGCAAGGCGAGACAGAAGCATCCAACTTGCTtgttgcgcgcattttgctCACCATTCTGCCAGAGGCCAAGGCCGAAGAGCCAGTGCGCAGTGCGATTGCCAAGTAA